A stretch of Janibacter endophyticus DNA encodes these proteins:
- a CDS encoding CidA/LrgA family protein, protein MITGALWVLGCQLVGEVVVRSLGIPVPGPVVGMVLLFGVLTVRRAGKGEDADGGPMAGTLRVAGGLLRHMQLLFVPVSVGIMVHAATIREAWLPIAGGLVGSWAAGLLTVVGLSALLLRRRRAVGEGSGELP, encoded by the coding sequence ATGATCACGGGGGCGCTCTGGGTCCTCGGGTGCCAGCTGGTCGGCGAGGTCGTCGTGCGGTCCCTCGGCATCCCCGTCCCCGGGCCGGTCGTCGGGATGGTGCTGCTCTTCGGCGTGCTCACCGTGCGGCGGGCCGGGAAAGGGGAGGACGCCGACGGCGGGCCGATGGCGGGCACGCTTCGAGTCGCGGGTGGGCTGCTGCGGCACATGCAGCTGCTCTTCGTCCCGGTGTCGGTGGGGATCATGGTCCACGCCGCGACGATCCGTGAGGCGTGGCTGCCCATCGCCGGCGGTCTCGTCGGGTCGTGGGCGGCCGGGCTGCTCACCGTCGTCGGGCTGTCTGCGCTCCTGCTGCGCCGTCGCCGCGCGGTAGGCGAGGGATCGGGGGAGCTGCCGTGA
- the ileS gene encoding isoleucine--tRNA ligase translates to MTYPKVTASTAAAHPGAALGVPATPSFPAIEEGILGYWEQDDTFRASVEARDPGADGEGEFVFYDGPPFANGLPHYGHLLTGYVKDVVPRYQTMRGKRVERRFGWDTHGLPAELEAMRQLGLRTTDEIRELGIEKFNDACRESVMRYTGEWRDYVTRQARWVDFDNDYRTMNPGFMESVIWAFREMYDKGLVYEGFRVLPYCWQDETPLSNHELRMDDEVYQQRQDPSVTVGLTMDDTGTDPVLDGARLLVWTTTPWTLPSHLAVMVGRDIDYVVVEAPVPGVEGETARYVLAEARLAAYARELGDEPTVVGRYQGRDLVGRTYTPPMSYYLGHEGAFRVVAADEAVTTTDGSGMVHTAGAFGEVDKEVTDREGIAAVMPVGKDGRFTAPVADYEGMLVFDANGPIIDALKATTRGEATDAVTPGTILLRRETYEHSYPHCWRCRQPLIYKGVESWFVEVTAIKDKLLANNEQITWVPEHVKHGQFGKWLENARDWSITRNRFWGSPVPVWKSDDPAYPRIDVYGSFEEIERDFGRLPLNGAGEPDLHRPWVDDLTRPNPDDPTGRSTMRRVEDVLDVWFDSGSMSYAQVHYPFENADWFEHHFPGDFIVEYIGQTRGWFYTLHILATALFDRPAFSSCISHGIVLGNDGQKMSKSLRNYPDVSEVFDRDGADAMRWFLMSSPILRGGNLVVTEEGIREGVRQVLIPLWSSWYFFSLYANAMRDGAGYEAQWSTASTDPLDRYLLAKLRELVEDVEGRMDRYDIAGACDSVRGFTDVLTNWYIRRSRERFWATGEETADAEAAFDTLYTVLEVLCRVAAPLLPLTTEEIWRGLTGGRSVHLTDWPDVADLPADHDLVVAMDTARQVCSTASSLRKANKLRNRLPLRDLTVVVPGAAALAPFATIVADEVNVRQVSLLDLDDPRAADFGVSQRLTVNARAAGPRLGRDVQLAIKGSKSGDWSVAEDGTVTAGGLELVEGEYTLESVAADDGSGTRATAMLPGGVGGFVVLDTEVTDELAAEGLARDVIRAVQDARKAAGLAVSDRISLTITGSQRLWEATVAHQALIVEETLAVQFGSAPQLDALPEGEGVVTAGLSDGETVRIKVVRQ, encoded by the coding sequence ATGACGTACCCCAAGGTCACCGCCTCGACCGCCGCCGCGCACCCCGGTGCCGCCCTCGGCGTCCCCGCGACCCCGTCCTTCCCCGCCATCGAGGAGGGCATCCTCGGCTACTGGGAGCAGGACGACACCTTCCGCGCCTCCGTCGAGGCCCGCGACCCTGGCGCCGACGGGGAGGGCGAGTTCGTCTTCTACGACGGTCCCCCCTTCGCCAACGGGCTGCCGCACTACGGCCACCTGCTCACCGGATACGTCAAGGACGTCGTCCCCCGCTACCAGACGATGCGCGGCAAGCGCGTCGAGCGCCGCTTCGGCTGGGACACCCACGGGCTGCCCGCCGAGCTCGAGGCGATGCGCCAGCTCGGGCTGAGGACGACCGACGAGATCCGCGAGCTCGGCATCGAGAAGTTCAACGACGCGTGCCGCGAGTCGGTCATGAGGTACACGGGGGAGTGGCGCGACTACGTCACCCGCCAGGCCCGCTGGGTCGACTTCGACAACGACTACCGGACGATGAACCCCGGCTTCATGGAGTCGGTCATCTGGGCCTTCCGCGAGATGTACGACAAGGGTCTGGTCTACGAGGGCTTCCGCGTGCTGCCGTACTGCTGGCAGGACGAGACCCCGCTGTCCAACCATGAGCTGCGGATGGACGACGAGGTCTACCAGCAGCGCCAGGACCCCTCGGTCACCGTCGGCCTGACGATGGACGACACCGGCACCGACCCCGTCCTCGACGGCGCCCGCCTGCTCGTCTGGACGACCACACCGTGGACCCTCCCCAGCCACCTCGCCGTCATGGTCGGCCGCGACATCGACTACGTCGTCGTCGAGGCCCCGGTGCCCGGCGTCGAGGGCGAGACCGCCCGCTACGTCCTCGCCGAGGCACGGCTCGCCGCCTATGCCCGCGAGCTCGGCGACGAGCCGACCGTCGTCGGGCGCTACCAGGGCCGCGACCTCGTCGGCCGCACCTACACCCCGCCGATGTCCTACTACCTCGGCCACGAGGGCGCCTTCCGCGTCGTCGCCGCCGACGAGGCCGTGACGACCACCGACGGCTCCGGCATGGTCCACACGGCCGGCGCCTTCGGTGAGGTCGACAAGGAGGTCACCGACCGCGAGGGCATCGCCGCCGTCATGCCTGTCGGCAAGGACGGGCGCTTCACCGCGCCGGTCGCCGACTACGAGGGCATGCTCGTCTTCGACGCCAACGGCCCGATCATCGACGCGCTCAAGGCGACGACCCGCGGCGAGGCCACCGACGCCGTCACGCCCGGCACGATCCTGCTGCGCCGCGAGACGTACGAGCACTCCTACCCGCACTGCTGGCGCTGCCGTCAGCCGCTCATCTACAAGGGCGTCGAGTCCTGGTTCGTCGAGGTCACGGCGATCAAGGACAAGCTGCTCGCGAACAACGAGCAGATCACCTGGGTGCCCGAGCACGTCAAGCACGGGCAGTTCGGCAAGTGGCTGGAGAACGCCCGCGACTGGTCGATCACCCGCAACCGCTTCTGGGGCTCCCCGGTGCCGGTGTGGAAGTCCGACGACCCCGCCTACCCGCGGATCGACGTCTACGGCTCCTTCGAGGAGATCGAGCGCGACTTCGGGCGGCTGCCCCTCAACGGGGCCGGCGAGCCGGACCTGCACCGCCCATGGGTCGACGACCTCACCCGGCCCAACCCCGACGACCCCACGGGACGCTCGACGATGCGCCGCGTCGAGGACGTCCTCGACGTGTGGTTCGACTCCGGGTCGATGTCCTACGCCCAGGTCCACTACCCCTTCGAGAACGCCGACTGGTTCGAGCACCACTTCCCGGGCGACTTCATCGTCGAGTACATCGGGCAGACCCGCGGCTGGTTCTACACGCTGCACATCCTCGCGACCGCGCTCTTCGACCGGCCCGCCTTCTCGAGCTGCATCAGCCACGGCATCGTCCTCGGCAACGACGGCCAGAAGATGAGCAAGTCGCTGCGCAACTACCCGGACGTCTCCGAGGTCTTCGACCGCGACGGCGCCGACGCGATGCGCTGGTTCCTCATGTCCAGCCCGATCCTGCGCGGCGGCAACCTCGTCGTCACCGAGGAGGGCATCCGCGAGGGCGTCCGCCAGGTGCTCATCCCGCTGTGGAGCAGCTGGTACTTCTTCAGCCTCTACGCCAACGCGATGCGCGACGGCGCCGGCTACGAGGCGCAGTGGTCCACGGCCTCCACCGACCCGCTCGACCGCTACCTCCTCGCCAAGCTCCGCGAGCTCGTCGAGGACGTCGAGGGCCGGATGGACCGCTACGACATCGCCGGTGCGTGCGACTCGGTGCGCGGCTTCACCGACGTGCTGACGAACTGGTACATCCGCCGGTCGCGCGAGCGCTTCTGGGCGACGGGCGAGGAGACGGCGGACGCCGAGGCCGCCTTCGACACCCTCTACACGGTGCTCGAGGTGCTCTGCCGCGTCGCCGCGCCGCTCCTGCCGCTGACGACCGAGGAGATCTGGCGCGGGCTGACCGGCGGCCGCTCGGTGCACCTCACCGACTGGCCGGACGTCGCCGACCTGCCCGCCGACCACGACCTCGTCGTGGCCATGGACACCGCGCGCCAGGTCTGCTCGACCGCGTCCTCCCTGCGCAAGGCCAACAAGCTGCGCAACCGTCTCCCGCTGCGCGACCTCACCGTCGTCGTCCCGGGAGCCGCCGCACTCGCCCCCTTCGCCACGATCGTGGCCGACGAGGTCAACGTGCGGCAGGTGAGCCTGCTCGACCTCGACGACCCCCGGGCGGCCGACTTCGGCGTGAGCCAGAGGCTCACGGTCAACGCGCGCGCCGCCGGGCCGCGCCTCGGCCGCGACGTGCAGCTCGCGATCAAGGGCAGCAAGTCGGGCGACTGGTCGGTGGCCGAGGACGGCACCGTGACCGCCGGCGGGCTCGAGCTCGTCGAGGGGGAGTACACCCTCGAGTCGGTCGCGGCCGACGACGGCAGCGGCACGCGGGCCACCGCGATGCTGCCCGGCGGGGTCGGCGGCTTCGTGGTCCTCGACACCGAGGTGACCGACGAGCTCGCCGCCGAGGGCCTGGCCCGCGACGTCATCCGCGCCGTCCAGGACGCCCGCAAGGCCGCCGGTCTGGCGGTCTCCGACCGGATCAGCCTGACGATTACCGGCAGCCAGCGGCTCTGGGAGGCGACGGTCGCCCACCAGGCGCTCATCGTCGAGGAGACGCTGGCGGTCCAGTTCGGGTCTGCGCCGCAGCTCGACGCGCTGCCCGAGGGCGAAGGGGTCGTGACGGCCGGCCTGTCCGACGGCGAGACCGTGAGGATCAAGGTCGTCCGCCAGTGA
- a CDS encoding bifunctional folylpolyglutamate synthase/dihydrofolate synthase, whose product MPAPDAAQREAARQLELRKEMRLAEEAILARAPEHDLQPSLERIAAVMDLLGEPQRSFPAIHVTGTNGKTSTARIIERILREMGLTTGRFTSPHLHDIRERISIGGELISREDFLDAYRDVIPFVEAVDARSVEEGGPRMTYFEVVVAVAYAAFAAAPVDVAIIEVGMGGAWDATNVIDAPVAVITPIDLDHQHFLGDSVLDIAYEKSGIIKPDAIAVSAAQDDEVAQILRERAEEAGARIVFDDAELGVTARDIAVGGQQISLRSLAGDHDDLVLVLHGEHQAHNALLAVAAVEAFVGGGEQRLDDDVLRVALAEVTSPGRLEIVRRSPTVIVDAAHNPHGARALAAALADSFTFVRLVGVVGVLKDKDAQEILEALEPVLDHVVISRTTSPRAMSTRQLGEIAEEVFGSHRVSVVDSLPDALDQAAELADEGGVAGGVLATGSVITAAEVRMLLGHGEAEDARSAVPSVDTQQI is encoded by the coding sequence ATGCCTGCCCCCGATGCCGCCCAGCGCGAGGCCGCCCGTCAGCTCGAGCTCCGCAAGGAGATGCGTCTCGCCGAGGAGGCGATCCTCGCCCGCGCCCCCGAGCACGACCTCCAGCCCAGCCTCGAGCGCATCGCCGCTGTGATGGACCTGCTCGGCGAGCCGCAGCGCAGCTTCCCCGCGATCCACGTCACCGGGACGAACGGCAAGACGAGCACCGCCCGGATCATCGAGCGGATCCTGCGCGAGATGGGCCTCACGACCGGCCGCTTCACCAGCCCCCACCTCCACGACATCCGCGAGCGGATCAGCATCGGCGGCGAGCTGATCTCCCGCGAGGACTTCCTCGACGCCTACCGCGACGTCATCCCCTTCGTCGAGGCGGTCGACGCCCGCTCGGTCGAAGAGGGCGGGCCGCGGATGACCTACTTCGAGGTCGTCGTCGCCGTCGCCTACGCGGCCTTCGCCGCGGCCCCCGTCGATGTCGCGATCATCGAGGTCGGCATGGGCGGCGCATGGGACGCGACGAACGTCATCGACGCCCCGGTCGCCGTCATCACCCCGATCGACCTCGACCACCAGCACTTCCTCGGCGACTCGGTCCTCGACATCGCCTACGAGAAGTCCGGGATCATCAAGCCCGACGCCATCGCCGTCTCGGCGGCCCAGGACGACGAGGTCGCGCAGATCCTCCGAGAGCGCGCCGAGGAGGCCGGGGCCCGGATCGTCTTCGACGACGCCGAGCTGGGTGTCACCGCCCGCGACATCGCCGTCGGCGGTCAGCAGATCTCCCTTCGCTCCCTGGCCGGGGACCACGACGACCTGGTGCTCGTCCTCCACGGCGAGCACCAGGCCCACAACGCCCTGCTCGCGGTCGCCGCGGTCGAGGCCTTCGTCGGGGGCGGTGAGCAGCGGCTCGACGACGACGTGCTCCGCGTCGCGCTCGCCGAGGTCACCTCGCCCGGCCGTCTCGAGATCGTGCGACGCAGCCCCACGGTCATCGTCGACGCCGCCCACAACCCGCACGGCGCACGGGCGCTCGCGGCCGCGCTCGCCGACTCCTTCACCTTCGTCCGGCTCGTCGGCGTCGTCGGCGTGCTCAAGGACAAGGACGCCCAGGAGATCCTCGAGGCCCTCGAGCCGGTCCTCGACCACGTCGTCATCAGCCGGACGACGAGCCCGCGCGCGATGTCGACCCGTCAGCTCGGCGAGATCGCCGAGGAGGTCTTCGGCAGCCACCGGGTCAGCGTCGTCGACAGCCTCCCGGACGCCCTCGACCAGGCCGCCGAGCTGGCCGACGAAGGGGGCGTGGCCGGTGGCGTCCTCGCCACCGGGTCCGTCATCACGGCCGCCGAGGTGCGGATGCTGCTCGGCCACGGCGAGGCCGAGGACGCCCGGAGCGCGGTGCCGTCTGTGGACACCCAGCAGATCTGA
- the ndk gene encoding nucleoside-diphosphate kinase yields the protein MTIERSLVLVKPDGYRRGLTGEVLRRIEAKGYTLAGLSVLTPTREQLAAHYAEHAGKPFYEPLVEFMSSGPVTAVVVEGQDCIKGFRSLAGATNPTEAPPGTIRGDLGRDWGRAVQENIVHGSDSPESAAREIAIWFPELGS from the coding sequence GTGACCATCGAACGTTCCCTCGTCCTCGTCAAGCCCGACGGCTACCGCCGTGGCCTCACCGGTGAGGTCCTCCGCCGGATCGAGGCGAAGGGGTACACCCTGGCCGGTCTGTCGGTCCTCACCCCGACCCGTGAGCAGCTCGCGGCCCACTACGCGGAGCACGCGGGCAAGCCCTTCTACGAGCCGCTCGTGGAGTTCATGTCCTCCGGTCCGGTGACCGCCGTCGTCGTCGAGGGACAGGACTGCATCAAGGGATTCCGCTCGCTCGCGGGCGCGACCAACCCGACCGAGGCGCCGCCCGGCACGATCCGTGGCGACCTGGGTCGCGACTGGGGCCGGGCCGTGCAGGAGAACATCGTCCACGGCTCGGACTCGCCGGAGTCCGCGGCCCGTGAGATCGCGATCTGGTTCCCCGAGCTCGGTTCCTGA
- a CDS encoding cation transporter gives MAESSQPSSVADLSPLVSRLRRVVLIVAALNFAYFWVEGSVALLVGSVSLAADSVDFLEDAAINVLIFLAFGWSLAARSRVGKLMVLVLLVPAAAAAWQAYEKLTSDSPEAPAVTPLILVSLGAVAVNGLSAWLLARHRSHGGSLSKAAFLSARNDVMVNLAIIAMGLLTLVTDSAWPDIVLGLGIILIALHSAREVWEASEEERLASKALAGDID, from the coding sequence ATGGCCGAGTCGTCGCAGCCCTCCTCCGTCGCAGACCTGTCGCCCCTGGTGAGCCGCCTGCGGCGGGTCGTCCTGATCGTCGCGGCGCTGAACTTCGCCTACTTCTGGGTCGAGGGCTCGGTGGCCCTGCTCGTCGGCTCCGTGAGCCTCGCGGCGGACAGCGTGGACTTCCTCGAGGACGCCGCGATCAACGTGCTGATCTTCCTCGCCTTCGGCTGGTCGCTGGCGGCCCGCTCGCGCGTCGGCAAGCTCATGGTGCTCGTGCTGCTCGTCCCGGCGGCGGCCGCGGCATGGCAGGCCTACGAGAAGCTGACGAGCGACTCCCCCGAGGCACCGGCGGTCACGCCGCTCATCCTCGTCTCGCTCGGCGCGGTCGCAGTCAACGGCCTGAGCGCCTGGCTGCTCGCCCGGCACCGCTCGCACGGCGGCAGCCTGTCGAAGGCAGCCTTCCTCTCCGCCCGCAACGACGTCATGGTCAACCTCGCGATCATCGCCATGGGACTGCTGACGCTCGTCACCGACTCGGCGTGGCCCGACATCGTCCTCGGGCTCGGCATCATCCTCATCGCGCTGCACTCGGCCCGCGAGGTGTGGGAGGCCTCCGAGGAGGAGCGGCTCGCGAGCAAGGCCCTAGCCGGCGACATCGACTGA
- a CDS encoding SRPBCC domain-containing protein, with protein sequence MTTTQIHRIFIKASPEKVWAAITTPEMSRLYGYLSPVEYDLRPGGRYLSRASEEMQQLGMPEVVVTGEVLEADPPRRLVQTWDPVWIKDEEPGTLTWDIEETADGATRLTLTHAGLGAETAAQVGGNDDPMAPGGGGWPWILSGLKTLLETGEPMETDTGSGFTA encoded by the coding sequence ATGACCACCACCCAGATCCACCGCATCTTCATCAAGGCCTCCCCCGAGAAGGTGTGGGCCGCCATCACCACCCCCGAGATGTCCCGGCTGTACGGCTACCTGAGCCCCGTCGAGTACGACCTCCGCCCTGGCGGTCGATACCTCTCCCGGGCCTCCGAGGAGATGCAGCAGCTCGGCATGCCGGAGGTCGTCGTCACCGGCGAGGTCCTCGAGGCCGACCCGCCGCGCCGGCTGGTCCAGACCTGGGACCCGGTCTGGATCAAGGACGAGGAGCCCGGCACCCTCACCTGGGATATCGAGGAGACCGCGGACGGCGCGACCCGGCTCACCCTGACCCACGCGGGCCTGGGCGCGGAGACCGCGGCGCAGGTCGGCGGCAACGACGACCCGATGGCCCCGGGGGGCGGCGGCTGGCCGTGGATCCTCAGCGGGCTGAAGACGCTGCTCGAGACGGGTGAGCCGATGGAGACCGACACGGGGAGCGGCTTCACCGCCTGA
- a CDS encoding DUF4233 domain-containing protein: MSTPDGSRRPGAIASGRFTWRMLATVLAGQALVIFFGALVARGMAGNDSSATPFVVMCLLSIASVVAAGLVRRPGGVIIGWAVQVATLLSGLLVPMMFLVGTIFTGLWLLCLRVGRQVDGAEAARAQG; the protein is encoded by the coding sequence ATGAGCACCCCTGACGGATCCCGGCGGCCCGGCGCGATCGCGTCGGGCCGCTTCACGTGGCGCATGCTCGCCACCGTCCTCGCGGGCCAGGCGCTCGTCATCTTCTTCGGTGCCCTCGTGGCCCGCGGGATGGCCGGCAACGACTCCTCGGCCACCCCCTTCGTCGTCATGTGCCTGCTCTCCATCGCGAGCGTCGTCGCGGCGGGCCTGGTCCGTCGTCCCGGTGGCGTGATCATCGGCTGGGCGGTGCAGGTCGCGACGCTGCTCTCCGGCCTCCTCGTGCCGATGATGTTCCTCGTCGGCACGATCTTCACCGGCCTGTGGCTGCTCTGCCTGCGGGTCGGCCGGCAGGTCGACGGGGCCGAGGCGGCCCGGGCCCAGGGATGA
- a CDS encoding DHA2 family efflux MFS transporter permease subunit, whose product MSSATAAPVTEPEKIDAAVLKIAGVVVLGAIMSILDITVVNVALPHFQTDLAPAGQPPLAYSTVAWTVTAYTLALATVIPLTGWAADRFGTKRLYLTAITLFVLGSVLCAFASSIEALIAFRVVQGLGGGMLMPLGMTIMTRAAGPERMGRLMAILGIPMLLGPIGGPILGGWLIDNAHWLGRPSWSWIFLINLPIGIIGLAYAWVVLPQDRTEPSESLDVIGLLLMSPGLALFLYGVSSIAEEQTFFATKVIVPGTIGLILMAIFAWWSFRPEHPLIDLRLFGNRNFTIASLTMFLFGGAFFGGLLLVPTYLQQVRGEDTLTAGLLLAPQGLGAMVTMPLAGYLADKYPVGRIVPIGLAIITGGMFALTQITHETSYWGYLIPVLFVMGLGMGMTMMPLMTSALKTLTAHQVARGSTTLNIVQQVASSFGVAVISVVLVNAFNSRPLIGQAQGYDQAAEGVQDPGMLQELLGRFPEVGRVLASVTDPTQAPMVLLDAVRQQMGEAFASTYWIAGGLCLLTFLVSLLLPRRREVSHLLEGDDAAAQVHVPMH is encoded by the coding sequence ATGTCCTCAGCCACCGCTGCTCCGGTGACCGAGCCGGAGAAGATCGATGCCGCGGTCCTCAAGATCGCCGGCGTCGTCGTCCTCGGCGCGATCATGTCGATCCTCGACATCACCGTCGTCAACGTCGCGCTCCCGCACTTCCAGACCGACCTCGCGCCCGCCGGCCAGCCGCCGCTGGCCTACTCCACCGTCGCGTGGACCGTCACGGCCTACACGCTCGCGCTCGCGACCGTCATCCCGCTGACCGGCTGGGCCGCCGACCGCTTCGGCACGAAGCGCCTCTACCTCACGGCGATCACCCTCTTCGTCCTCGGCTCGGTGCTCTGCGCCTTCGCCTCAAGCATCGAGGCGCTCATCGCCTTCCGCGTCGTCCAGGGCCTCGGCGGCGGCATGCTCATGCCGCTCGGCATGACGATCATGACCCGGGCGGCCGGCCCGGAGCGGATGGGCCGCCTCATGGCGATCCTCGGCATCCCGATGCTCCTCGGCCCCATCGGCGGCCCGATCCTCGGCGGCTGGCTCATCGACAACGCCCACTGGCTCGGTCGCCCGAGCTGGAGCTGGATCTTCCTCATCAACCTGCCGATCGGCATCATCGGGCTGGCCTACGCCTGGGTCGTCCTGCCCCAGGACCGCACCGAGCCCTCCGAGTCGCTCGACGTCATCGGCCTGCTCCTCATGTCGCCCGGTCTCGCGCTCTTCCTCTACGGCGTCTCCTCGATCGCCGAGGAGCAGACCTTCTTCGCCACCAAGGTCATCGTCCCGGGCACCATCGGGCTGATCCTCATGGCGATCTTCGCGTGGTGGTCCTTCCGCCCGGAGCACCCGCTCATCGACCTGCGTCTCTTCGGCAACCGCAACTTCACGATCGCCTCGCTGACGATGTTCCTCTTCGGCGGCGCCTTCTTCGGTGGCCTCCTGCTCGTCCCGACCTACCTGCAGCAGGTCCGCGGCGAGGACACCCTGACCGCGGGTCTGCTGCTGGCCCCGCAGGGTCTCGGCGCGATGGTGACGATGCCGCTCGCCGGGTACCTCGCCGACAAGTACCCCGTCGGGCGCATCGTCCCGATCGGCCTGGCGATCATCACCGGCGGCATGTTCGCCCTGACCCAGATCACCCACGAGACGAGCTACTGGGGCTACCTCATCCCCGTCCTCTTCGTCATGGGGCTCGGCATGGGCATGACGATGATGCCGCTCATGACCTCGGCGCTGAAGACCCTCACGGCGCACCAGGTCGCCCGCGGCTCGACGACGCTCAACATCGTCCAGCAGGTCGCGAGCTCCTTCGGCGTTGCGGTCATCTCGGTGGTCCTCGTCAACGCGTTCAACAGCCGTCCGCTCATCGGCCAGGCGCAGGGGTACGACCAGGCCGCGGAGGGCGTCCAGGACCCGGGCATGCTCCAGGAGCTCCTCGGCCGCTTCCCGGAGGTCGGCAGGGTCCTCGCGTCGGTCACCGACCCGACGCAGGCGCCCATGGTGCTCCTCGACGCTGTCCGTCAGCAGATGGGTGAGGCCTTCGCGAGCACCTACTGGATCGCCGGCGGGCTCTGCCTGCTCACCTTCCTCGTCTCCCTCCTCCTGCCGCGCAGGCGGGAGGTCAGCCACCTCCTCGAGGGTGACGACGCCGCGGCCCAGGTGCACGTCCCGATGCACTGA
- a CDS encoding ArsR/SmtB family transcription factor, whose product MADDDLVFKALADPVRRLLLDALFERDGQTQSELEGVVTAEVEMTRFGVAKHLRLLEEAGLVVIRKEGRSKHHFLNAVPIRAIHDRWIGKYTAARAAALLDLKRALEDET is encoded by the coding sequence ATGGCCGATGACGACCTCGTGTTCAAGGCGCTGGCGGACCCTGTCCGCCGGCTCCTGCTGGACGCGCTCTTCGAGCGGGACGGGCAGACCCAGTCCGAGCTCGAAGGGGTCGTGACGGCCGAGGTGGAGATGACGAGGTTCGGGGTGGCCAAGCACCTCCGGCTGCTCGAGGAAGCGGGCCTCGTCGTCATCCGCAAGGAGGGACGGAGCAAGCACCACTTCCTCAATGCCGTCCCGATCAGGGCGATCCACGACCGGTGGATCGGCAAGTACACGGCAGCCCGCGCCGCGGCGCTGCTCGACCTCAAGCGAGCACTGGAGGACGAGACATGA
- a CDS encoding LrgB family protein, whose amino-acid sequence MTETLDYLRESPLTWIVVTLLAYQGGVRLRERTGGHPLAQPVLVAAGAVVVLLLLVGVDYETYWAGGSIIHALLGPATVALAVPLHQQAHHLREMLRPILVALPVGALVSIGSGMLLVRWLGGSESLELTIAPKSATTPVAIAVVDSLGGVPSMVAVFTIVSGILGAVAGPPLLDRLGVTDRRTRGLAMGAVSHGIGTSRSLHDDLTEGAFAGLSMGLTAIATSLLAPFVVALL is encoded by the coding sequence GTGACGGAGACTCTCGACTACCTCCGGGAGTCGCCGCTGACCTGGATCGTCGTCACCCTGCTCGCTTATCAGGGCGGGGTGAGGCTGCGTGAGCGGACCGGCGGGCACCCGCTGGCCCAGCCGGTGCTCGTGGCCGCGGGTGCGGTCGTCGTGCTGCTCCTTCTCGTCGGCGTCGACTACGAGACGTACTGGGCGGGCGGGAGCATCATCCACGCACTCCTCGGTCCGGCGACCGTCGCGCTCGCGGTGCCCCTGCACCAGCAGGCCCATCACCTGCGCGAGATGCTCCGCCCGATCCTCGTCGCGCTGCCGGTAGGGGCGCTCGTCTCGATCGGGTCGGGCATGCTCCTCGTCCGTTGGCTCGGGGGCAGCGAGTCGCTGGAGCTGACCATCGCCCCGAAGTCGGCGACGACGCCGGTGGCGATCGCCGTCGTCGACTCGCTCGGTGGGGTTCCCTCGATGGTCGCCGTCTTCACCATCGTCTCCGGGATACTGGGCGCGGTCGCGGGGCCGCCGCTGCTCGACCGGCTCGGGGTGACCGACCGGCGGACCCGGGGGCTGGCGATGGGCGCCGTCTCCCACGGCATCGGCACCTCACGCTCGCTGCACGACGACCTCACCGAAGGGGCTTTCGCCGGGCTGTCGATGGGACTGACCGCGATCGCGACGAGCCTCCTCGCCCCCTTCGTCGTCGCCCTCCTGTAG